Genomic DNA from Chaetodon auriga isolate fChaAug3 chromosome 13, fChaAug3.hap1, whole genome shotgun sequence:
GTGACACAGCAGTACATCTGTAGTCTAGTCTAGTGCTGTCTCACTATAAACACGCACTTTTTCATCAGTAGAGAAACTAAACATTGTCTATCCTCTTCTCTGGTTTTTGCCTCTTTCTGACAGTCTGCTGTTATGTCGACTGCGTTTTCCAAGTTCCACCCGAACGTTGTGGTGGGGGGCACGTACTCAGGCCAGATTGTCCTGTGGGACAACAGGAGCAACAAGAGGACCCCCGTGCAGAGGACCccgctgtcagcagcagcacatacGGTACACTGAACTACTGACACAGTGGGCCGGTGCTTTATTTTTAATACAGCAGAAGGGTAAAATGTCTCCCTGGTTCTCTTTGCAGCACCCAGTTTACTGTGTGAATGTGGTCGGCACCCAGAACGCCAACAACCTGATTAGCATCTCCACTGATGGCAAGATGTGCTCCTGGAGTCTGGACATGCTCTCTCAGCCACAGGTGActtatatgtgtgtatgtgcgacGGTTTTCTCCTGTGGGTGGTCAGAGGAATATTTCTGAATTACATAAACGACTCAGGATTAAAGATTTAACCATAAAATATTAAGTGTGAGCTCTCAGCTTAGTTTTTGCATTTTGCCTCCTTGGTCTCACATTCCGCTCGCTTCCTGTCCCTCCCATGTCAAACATTTTGGCCAGACTCCTTCATTTTAGCATTCCAGTTTGGTATTTCCCCCGGCTTTACCCTTATTTTTTCTTCAActcatttttcactttgaagGAAATTAACTTTGCTAGCTGTGTCATTTCATCTGCGCTGCCAAGACCTCAATGTCAAGCTTCCATTTTTTATAAAGTGCTAGTTGAATTTAGATTATACATTAATAAACTGTCAGGTGATTTTTATAGGTTGTGCTtggcagagtgtgtgttaaCATAAAGCCTGAGCAGGGAGCTTGTTAAGGATGTTGTTCCATgctgcctccctcccctccacagGACAGCATGGAGCTGGTGTTCAAGCAGTCCAAAGCTGTAGCTGTCACCTCCATGTCTTTCCCTCTCGGAGATGTCAACAATTTCGTGGTGGGCAGCGAGGACGGCTCTGTCTACATGTCATGTCGTCATGGAAGGTGCGTTCACAAGGAGCCGCGGTCCCCAGGCGTCCCTCCCGAACACGGCCAGGAAACTAAGGCAGCTTGTTAGGCCCACCTAGTACCGAGTGTCAAATAAATATAGCCCACTCACTTCCCAGTGCAACGCAAATCCAACACTTGATCTCCCGCTGTTTGAGGTTTCACTCCTGCCCAGTcatcctgtttttcttttccgcTTGTCAGTTGTGTTTGTAAAGGTCGTTCAACATAAACAGGGCACACATGCAGGGGAAACAAATCATTCTTtccttgtccttttttttcccccctcagtATGTTTCTGTGGGTGAGAGAGTTTGTTTACAGTCAGTCGTCCTGGGGAGAATTAAAACTGCAGTTCATCCCACAATGTTCTCATTTAAGAGGCCGGGGCTTCTCTCGCAGTGGATGTTTCCTCTGGTAAAGAAGCAAAGAAATGTGGCTTAAATCCGAGCTGCCACAGAGTAGCGCGCTAGCTCTGTGCTAAATGTCCTGCAGTATGCCCAGAGACCGCAGAGAGGGGATAGCTGCTAGGCTTTGCACAGCAGAATCACCTCTGTAATTGGGGGAATAATTTTCCACCTCATTTACAATGGTATGATACTCTCATCGCAGTTAATAATGCATAAGCATCACTCACGCTGAGTATTTACCTCTCTACGTTAATTATCAGAGCCTCAGTTGGTTAACAGCTCTGCAACATGTGGTTGATGGGTTGCAGGCACTTTTGCCACCCTGCTGGTAATCACATGATCTAAGTAAAGGATTAAAGTGAATGTGTCCAGCAGAGGTCCACCTGTGCCCAGACAGAGTGCGAGCTGTTAACCGTTTGGTTTGTTCCCTTCATGCAATGCACAGATACATATATTCAAGTTTGTTTACGACTGAAGGCCGTTACtcaacatctgctgctgtgggaaTTAAATGTGTCATCCTCGATTTAATCTGCCACTGCCTTTTGCACTTACTCCCCCACTTGATCTGTGTGCTCCACAGCAAAGCGGGCATCAGTGAGATGTTTGAAGGCCACCATGGGCCCATCACAGGGATCAACTGCCACACAGCTCCAGGGCCCCTGGACTTCTCCCACCTGTTTGTTACCTCCTCCTTCGACTGGACTGTCAAGCTGTGGAGCACCAAGGTACGGGCGAGATGTGGGTTGCATTTTTAAAGGTGCAAACCTCAGGATCATTCAGTGGTTAGAAAAagtttcctccctctgtgtgttttgtgtctctgttgctcTTCACTTCAGTCATTCAGGGTaataatgtttctttttatattGATTTTCAAGCGACGTACTTCTGTTAAAAGGCTATTGATTGAATTTGAAGCCAGACAAGCAACGCAGTCACTAGACACTGTTAAGACAAAAGAACTCATTTGTTACCGCAAATTTAAGAGTCAAAAGCCCCCCaaggctctgtgaggctctaATCCACTTTGTAAAGATAACCAAATTGTGAGAGATAAAAGTTGAGGTCCAATTCTTAGGTTTTTTTAATCCTGAGCAGGCATGGTAAAACAGAGTCCAGATGTTTGTGTCAACATAAATGTTTCTTTAATAGTTAGCATTGGCTCTGGTAAAGGTGCACCCTCATCGTTTGGACCGTGTATCACACTATCACATCTTAACCTGTGAACATATCAAACGCACAGCTTGATCCATagcacctgctgctgtttgattatGAGCTGATAGAGATTCAGCATCAAACcctctgcctgcactgcatTTAAACAGGTTTGCGTGCCCTTATTGCTATGGAGCACACAGAGTGCTAACATGCTATCGTTTAGCAAATAATCTTCACCGTGTTTCTCATCAGATTATGCAAATGAAAATTAGCATTCAACACAAACTAAAACTGATAGTAATGTCATTAGTTGAGGAAGTTTTTGATCATACGGCaacatgttgacctgatggCACAAGATGAAATGTGCCATCATGTATGTTTGATCACATCTGTATATCACATGGTTATATCTCTGCATAGATACATAGACAGACTTCCATACAGCAAGCATGTAAACTCTGTAAATTAAGTcatttaaatactttttttttaaaatctttctgCAGAACAACAAGCCGCTCTACTCATTCGAAGATAACTCAGATTACGTGTATGACGTCATGTGGTCTCCAACTCACCCTGCTCTGTTTGCGTGTGTGGATGGTGTGGGCCATCTCGACCTGTGGAACCTCAACAACGACACCGAGGTACAATGGgttcctacacacacacacattccatagcacacacacatcccatcACAACTTTTTCAAATCTATCAATCAATCTACCGTTTATCGAGCAGCGTGGCAGTTTCCACTCTTCTAACTGGTATTTTCTGATGTTACCGTTTCAGGTTCCGACCGCCAGCATCACAGTAGAGGGTAACCCGGCCCTCAACAGGGTCAAATGGGCTCACTCTGGCAGAGAAATCGCCGTGGGAGACTCCGATGGGcgagtttgtgtgtatgaagttGGAGAGGTGAGCAGGCATGACTCAGCTTTGTACCAGTGAATTTCTCTTGACTCTTCTGCATTTTGTAGCGTACTCGCTGAAGCATGTTGTTGCAGACATGATTCTGCCTCttagctgctttcatttttactgtaatgATTAACTGAACAACAGAACAGAGTATGAGTGTCATGTGGATTAAATTCAAACTAATTCTCATGGTTTGAGTACGTAATGAAGCCATTGTCTGTAAATTTGTGTATAGGCCGTTAcctgtgtttgaaatgtgagtCATGCCTCTGTtgtgtgcccccccccccccccttcagcAAACTGCGGTTCCACGAAACGACGAGTGGACCCGTTTCGTTCGCACGCTGGCAGAGATCAACGAGAACAGGGACGACGCAGAGGAGCTGGCAGCTCAGCGCCTGGTTGCCTGATCTGCTGGTCGTGGACGAGACGTTTAAGGGACCAGTGGCGCACTTGTTAATACCAGCCCCTATTTTTGATGGAAGGAAAAGATGAGATGACAACATGACTGGAGGTAAAGATGAAGTTTGGGTCAGAAAGAAGTACGGACATCTCTTGATTTCTTACACTTTCTTATTTGGAACAACTCTGCCTTCTCGGTTAGCTGGACCGTCACCAGTCTTCCCTGGAATAACACAAGCGACAGGGCTATCAACCTCAGACACTAACATGAAGccatattcacaaacacacaccattcGTCCTTTCTCCAACCAGATGCCTTAAACTTTTAATTTGTATCGTGATTGTAAAAATCCCACCTGTCTTCATTTAGGGCATGTGAACACCAGCCTTAATTTTGAGTTTTTCAACCCTAATAGGTGCTCCACTCCACATTATCATGAAGAACACTCATAGCTGAGCTTTATGTCCATCGAAGCTGTAGTAAAGCAATCACACCTTTAAACACACAGGAATGTAAACTAACCCGTGTAGCCCATGTTGTCATCCCTCTTCCTTTTAGACTTGATAACCTAAATACGTGTTTGTAAAATACTGTCCAAAATCCAAATGTCTTTCTACTTCTATATTCTATACTGCATCAGTTTTCACTTAATCAGCATTGCTGGTTAGACTTGAGATAGTTGGAAGTTTCCTCAATGCCTAAGATGATCATGCATGCTGTAACTGCTCAGTGATTTCTCAGAGATCTGTAACGCACAGGATCTGAACAGAGATTGTTTTCGTGAAGAATCTCAAACCCTGGTGTCAAAACTGAGAATGTACTTTTCACACAGTAGAAACAAATAGTTTGAAtgatttatttcaataaaatacaataaatacatttaaattatTTCCCAAGTCCCTGGTCATGatttcaaaatgaacacttttgaAAACATCTGTACATCGTCGCGTCTCTGAAATTGAactgacacatgcacaccaaaGCTATTGCACACCAGAAAATGCAGTTACAATCATTCGTAATGCCATAATGTCCCTCTGTAGAGaagtacaatatgtacagtaaaGTTGTGCAAGCAATGCAAAGAAAACGCAATAAAGCCATACTCATGCAGCATTCAAAGTAAGACAACCGCTCAAATGCATTTAATTGAAACGTGGTTCAATTTTGGGGAAACATAATGACCAGAGGAGCATGCAGCCCTCGCAGTCACGATGAGGGACGCCTTATGAAGCCTGTGGCTCCATTATGGACTCCGCTGCTTTGATTGTCTCCTTTCCAGAAGGCTTGAACTTGGGCAGGTGCAGACCAAACTTTCTCTCCACGCCAGCAAAGGTTGCAGCAGCCAGGTGGTAGCCGCCTACGTGGTCGGCAGTCACTGGAGGAAGGTCTTTGACCATGGGTTTAGGGATGGGCTCAGAGCCAGCGGGACGGCTGAGGAGAGAGTCAGATTAGGGCAAGACGCACTTCCGGAAATTGACAAAAGGTACATAGTTGAGCAAACAGGCTTAATGCACTTACTGTCCTCCAAAGTCAACGTAGAACCATCTCTGCAGCAGTTCATAGGTCAGCAGGGTTACACCAAACTGCGGTGAAGATCTGAAGACGCGAGCTAATGGAAGAGGGTTTGAAAATTACCATGTGGGATTTAATATTTCTGCCATGCCTTCTGGACAATTACAGCCACCACAGCGAGCCCCATTTCCCAGTCATGAAACCACTTACAGGGCTGTGAGtgagcgtgtgtatgtgtgtgtgtgtgtgtgcgtgcatttacCTCCTGCACCCTTCCAAAATGCCCTGAAACCTTCCTCCTTGAGGATCTTCCTGAAGCAGTCGATGACTCCGCTGTATGTCGTCTGGCCAGCTCTGGCCGCCACCTGGAGCCTGGTCTTGATGACATCAGCAGGGGTCACCAGCGAAGCCGCCGGTATACCTTAGGAGACGTTTCACAACAGACGTAATGAAGCGCTTTCGCTATGCACAGATAGTGTCACATTGTGACATCCCTGCCGCAGCATCACGCAGGGCTTGAGATGGGTATAGATGTATGGTGTGATAAGACAAAAACACCGTATACACAGCCGGGGTACAGTGAGATCAATggatggagaaaacacaaacggGTAGGAaatcaaaatgcatttcttggagaagaaaatgtgataaatccctcaattaaaatgcagcttGTTGCTGTTGCTTTCCAGATGTTTACCTGCAATAGCTCCGgcagtgagcagctgcagcggcCCCAGCCTTCCTTCCTCGTCTGCCATTTTCCCCTTAGTGTGGGCATAAACAGGGAAGTAGATGGCAGAGAAGGGGATGTCACGCAGGAAGCAAGCTTTGGCTCcctaacagaaaaaaaaaagaaagatcaTTTtaacgtatacacacacacacacacacacacacatctcatgaCCGCAGTCAGTCACAGGCAGAGGCAGTGGTTGAGGTTTGTCTGGGGGATTAAGTGAAGCTGTCTTATTCAACCTACAGGGGGGCTTTACTGTTGATGATGGAGTCAAAGAGCCCCAGGCAGAGAGAAATCcatcacacgcacgcacgcacacacactcacacacacagcacagccgTGGACCCCGGTGTGGCTGGCTTCTTCTGCCAAGAGGAAGtcagctttttttcctcttttctttaaCAAGCCACACACTGTCTGCTACTCATTAAAATATGGAGTATGAACACATGACTCGAGCTGTGAGCAAACCCACAAGGATCTGGAAAGGAGCGGTAGCAAAGCATAATCCTTCACTAATTTGCTGTTGGTTGTTGGCCGCGGCTCCTTCTGCATGTTTAACACAGTCTTAGAAAATTGCAAACAGTCAGCAAAAGGACTGTTTGATGTTCAATTTTCTGATCCTGATCTCCATTACGTCTGTGTACACATACAAATGTTTGTTCAAATACAGTAGTATTTCATCTGTGCATCATTACAGGGAAAAAATCAAATCATATGTTAATATACAGCAGTGGAAAGTAAAGTACATTCCCTCAAGTACTATGTTGTATTTGGGTATTTCCTTTTATGCTACTTTACTCTCTTATTTCGCAACATTTAcgagggaaatattgtacttttcactccacaaTATTTGACAGGCAGATTAGgattttcttgctttttaaagctttttagGTGAATGCACCATTAATACCAATCCAATAAAATAATTTATACTAATGTAACACTGAAATTATTTTGCATGGAGGACCTTTTCCTTCTGACTGTTACATTGTGGTCTTGAGCTGAAATGTTTAGTTGATTAATCACTTAACTGCAGCTTAATTTgtcaaatgtgttgtttgactattttaattattattcaaGTTCCACCTTAACTGTGAGGATTcgctgctgttctctctcttaTGTGAAAGCAAATAGaatcttttttcattttagacaTCTAAAGACACCTTTCGTCCACCAAACTTCTTCCATTGTTATTACATACACTGAAGTGAGCAATAAATAAACTCCCCCATGTTGTTCGTATTGTATCTTAGGAACGTAAGAGCACCTTTCACTGCCCTTGCATGACAGTTAACAGAGGTTGATGCTGCAGACGTCATGGTGCTGCAGAGGTGCTGACCTACCTTGTAGAGGCCAAAGAAGCCCAGGTCTCTCACAACACTCAGGGCACTGACCCTGGGGCCTGTGGTGATCTCTCCAGCCACCTGCAGACGGATCTTAACGATCTCCAGAGGATTGGTGAAAATCACCTGGGAAGCTCCAGCCTGCAGGatgcaagaggaaaaaaagaaaacggcTGACGAGTGGTTTATATGCACAGATGTAGGTTTCTGAGATTGACAGGTCATGCATCTGAGGGGTGAACTTTAGGTGGAGATGTAATGATGTGTAAGCATTTCTCCCTGGTAGGAGTTTTCCAATTATCTCGGTAAACTTCAGCACAATACGATACTTTTTCCCCTGATCTAGTAAGAGAATGGCcttgacaggaggaggaaaaagcagGCATTGATAGAAGAACAACTGGGGtcagaacagagcagacaggGTGAGTAGAAGCCCCGGCTCATGGTTGAGAGGCTCTGACCCTGGCACCGGCCCTCTGCCCCCTCGCCTCCCCTCAGGCACCTCCTGTGGCAGGGTGAGCGGCCCAGCCTGGCCTCACCCCCGCACACTTCCCCAATTCACCCCCATTCCCAGGGGAGAGCGCTGAATCACCCAGTCCGGGCAAGCAGTGCCCTAAAGGCACAGCACCCTCTGACTCAGGCACATTTATCACCCTCCCCAAATCTAATCAGGCCCCAGGATGGCTGCTGGTGACATTCAGGGCAGGGGTCTTATCTGTAAACATCCGAGCAAAGGTCTAAAAAAAGCTCCGGCACATTGAGTCATTTTCAAAGCAGAGGGGGAATATCCGCTGCTCTGAAGATTGATGCATTCAGCCTGTCTGTTTTATCTTCTTCAGTTCTCTCCTCTGATGGCAGTGACAATCTAACAATCCGTCAGATTAACCAGACTTTTAACTCCCATAAAACGACACAAGGATGTCGTCTCAAAGAAAGAATATGAATCATGCGGGCCTGCAGGCCGTAGACGGGGCGTATCCACAGCGGCTAACATTGTGTACTGGAAACATCCTTGTTGTCCTGCGTTGAGACCTGCTCTGTGACCACGCCTCGGGTATGGACCGCGTTGTCAAACTCAATCACGCAGAGCTAGACCCTGCTTCATCCAGGACCCTCCAGGGCCTCTTCCTACAATTACACCCTGACAGGGGTCAAGACCCCGCAGACCCCGCTCCTCTGCGAGCAACCTGCGGGCTCTGCTGCATGGCCTGCCTGTTTCACTTCAACACAGGAATTACATCTTTAATCTGGGGTACAACTCAAAAGATGTTAtagtatttcagtttttttaagaAGTCCAGTTTAGAGGTAACTTCCGTATTCAGGGAGTCCACCTACTGCAGGACACCAGAAGATGAGCTGACGAGAAGCTGAATACTTGCTAAGTTTTAAATGAGAAGCATATGCTTTTAATAAATTACCACAATTAATCAGAATTCCCcataattaacaaaaaaaaaaaagaagtttaaaACGGGTCTttggctgaaaaacaaatgagttCAGTTTTTCAATGAGGACTTTGTGAAGTTCCATCAAGAACAAATAAACGAAACTTTCGCGTTTCATGTGTGTATGGGCGGAATGTGAATAAGTACATCTTTTTAAGTACAAAAATGAAGCCATTGAGGTCTTCCCTTCATGCTGATCTCACAGCTTTTACATACAAAGTAAAGCTACCCAACAATACACGAAACAGCAAAATGCTAcgtacacattaatgcatctgtaataataatccaatgtAATAATATGTAATAGTGAAGCACTCGCAGGGAGTATTGTGTGGAGTATCCACATTGTGAGAGTTTTTATTTATCATACTTTAAGGTACATTTTGCTACTTAGTACTTTAACTTATAGTGACATTTGCAATGCAGGACATTTTCTTGTAATATTATcattaatatttttatattgcAGTATATAGTCATTAGATTTTGCCTGCTAACGTGCAGCTATGTAGTCCTGTAGGTAATGTTTATATCATATGACACATccaaacagcagtgtgaggtgtgtgttttgatttctcTTTTGCTTATTGATGAACTAAAATATTCATCCATCCAGCTAATAAGTGAACAAGCTGGATTTTTACTTAAAACATATTTTGGCACATATGTATTTTAATAAACCAGCTCATGATAAACCAAATAGGGTCTAGTGAGCACTTAAATACAACAGTATAACAGTAAAAGACATGTGCTCACATTAATTACCTTAAATCATGTATATTTAACACATCTTTCAGGTGCTCCTTTACTTGGTTTTGGGTTCATCTACACACTGAATTTAAAAGATCTCTAAAGTAATGCTTACACATCCACCAGCGAGAATCTCTGCAGGCAGAGGGATGGTATCATCTTGTGTGGTGAACTTGTCTCTGACAAAATCATTCAcctaaaaaaaggaaaaaaaaaaaaagggaagaagaagacatgaaggaaaaagGCAGATGAGACACAATCCCAATCTCGATGGCAGGGCATTAATGTTAACTTGTGGTTGCAGTCACATCTTGATTGCGAAGAGTGCGTTTCCTCCGCGCTccatgcatgtttttcattcacagTGAATCATTCAGAGCAACTTTTTGAACACTCTGAGCTACACAGTGGAATGACTTGCCGTGAGTTTGATAGCTTTCTCCGGGGCAACGCCAATGAGCTGCGGGAGGAGACCTGCAAAATATTATTCATAGATACCATTAGAATACCTGACACAGAGATAGACAAAGTCATGACTTGaaatgaatgcacattttttatcTCTGCTGAATGAATACATCCACTGACAGCTAGAACAATGTAAGCTGCAGGGTTCTTGTGCGCGTAAAACAAACCCATAAATATTTACAGATGTGGCTGATACATCTGCTGCGCCAAAACACAAAGGTCCCATTGAAACTGAACAAAAGTCCTAAAATATGACACTGCTGGTGCGTATGGGATCAGCATTGTTCGGGCCTGATCCCACTGATGGTGGGGAACAGAGAGAGCTGTGTGGTCACGGACAAGATcgtgggggaggagggggggagtcTGGGTGCTACGGTGGCGATAACCGCCATACTGTTTCACCGCCTGTCCTTCATCAAGCCAGATAAACttctgaaggagctgctgagtGACTGCTGCTGGTACGCGGCCAGAAAACAGCCGAGCGTGTCTGTCTCAGAGTCAATCACCCTCTTATCATGtgcaagagaggaggaaggaaggaaggaaggcagaggagagcagatcagagcaacaaggagcTGCAGTGGTGGAGGTAGCAGTAGATGGCAGTCTTGACTTCCTACATATGAACAGCCCGAGGGTAGAAGTGTTGTATATCACAAGCCTTCAGCACCATTATCACCATCGGCGCAGGGGCAGATCAGACACTGCTACTACATGAATTCTGCTGGTCATTTTCCTTGGGGAGCTCTCTCCCAGGTACTGAGGTAATGAAAACGCGACCCCTGGGTGTTGCTTTACTCACGGGGAGGGCAAAGGTGTCTGGTATCAATTAGCAAACCATGCTGCTGGTATTAGCACACTGACAAATCCTAATGCTTTCCCATCACATGGTTTGTTTGTGGGCTCGCACACAGATTTCAGGTCCTCTCCACGTGCTGTAAAATATGCGAAGGATTACCTCTGTAGAAGCCGAAGAAGCCCTCGTAACGGAGCACTTTCTTCGCGCAGTCGAAGCTGTTTTTGTACATCAGCTCTCCTACAAAGGAGCCGGTGGAGCGCTGGTTCTGCATGCGCGTCTTCACCAGGTCGATGGGGTACACAGCCGTGGCACCGGTGGctacaagacacacacatttatcactgcttttttttaattatgtgaAATTTATTAGCTTGTATATTCTTTCTAAGGACACAGACTGAAATCTGTGAGgagcagggctgcaactaacaattctTTCATTGTTGATGAGCTGTTTTGTCTATGAAACCTAAAAAACCTTAAGACAATCAATTCATTATCACATATGATGAAGAAatcaacaa
This window encodes:
- the dync1i2a gene encoding dynein, cytoplasmic 1, intermediate chain 2a isoform X3 — its product is MSDKSELKAELERKKQRLAQIREEKKRKEEERKKKEADQLKDAALHQDDSDLEKKRRETEALLQSMGIASEVPVVPPPMSPTTKSGGTPSDAGSQDSDGAVGPRRGTVKLGMAKITQVDFPPRETVSYTKETQTPVMTQQKEEEEEEEEIAPPQPVSETQTEKPDQKEEEEAPPHELTEEEKLQILHSEEFVNFFDHSTRIIERALSEHVDLFFDYSGRDLEEKEGEIQAGAKLSLNRQFLDERWSKHRVVTCLDWSPQYPELLVASYNNNEDAPHEPDGVALVWNMKYKKATPEYVFHCQSAVMSTAFSKFHPNVVVGGTYSGQIVLWDNRSNKRTPVQRTPLSAAAHTHPVYCVNVVGTQNANNLISISTDGKMCSWSLDMLSQPQDSMELVFKQSKAVAVTSMSFPLGDVNNFVVGSEDGSVYMSCRHGSKAGISEMFEGHHGPITGINCHTAPGPLDFSHLFVTSSFDWTVKLWSTKNNKPLYSFEDNSDYVYDVMWSPTHPALFACVDGVGHLDLWNLNNDTEVPTASITVEGNPALNRVKWAHSGREIAVGDSDGRVCVYEVGEQTAVPRNDEWTRFVRTLAEINENRDDAEELAAQRLVA
- the LOC143330106 gene encoding electrogenic aspartate/glutamate antiporter SLC25A12, mitochondrial-like isoform X2, whose product is MSVQATKRADPHDLKTIFLKYASVVDDGEHYMTPRDFVQSYLGLHTQPQHNPKTVELIAGVADTTKDGLISFQEFLAFESVLCAPDALFIVAFQLFDKTGTGNISFENVRDIFSQTTVHHHIPFNWDCEFIRLHFGHERNKNLSYTEFTQFLQELQLEHARQAFAQKDKGKSGTITALDFSDIMATIRHHMLTPFVEENLVSAAGGSTSHMVSFSYFNAFNALLNNMELVRKIYSTLAGTHRDTLITKEEFVHAANKFGQITPMEIDILYQLVGLHSHSGRLNHADIERIAPLEEGAMPYHQAEAQRQHVHESRPIWLQAAESAYRFSLGSIAGATGATAVYPIDLVKTRMQNQRSTGSFVGELMYKNSFDCAKKVLRYEGFFGFYRGLLPQLIGVAPEKAIKLTVNDFVRDKFTTQDDTIPLPAEILAGGCAGASQVIFTNPLEIVKIRLQVAGEITTGPRVSALSVVRDLGFFGLYKGAKACFLRDIPFSAIYFPVYAHTKGKMADEEGRLGPLQLLTAGAIAGIPAASLVTPADVIKTRLQVAARAGQTTYSGVIDCFRKILKEEGFRAFWKGAGARVFRSSPQFGVTLLTYELLQRWFYVDFGGHRPAGSEPIPKPMVKDLPPVTADHVGGYHLAAATFAGVERKFGLHLPKFKPSGKETIKAAESIMEPQAS
- the LOC143330106 gene encoding electrogenic aspartate/glutamate antiporter SLC25A12, mitochondrial-like isoform X3; the encoded protein is MTPRDFVQSYLGLHTQPQHNPKTVELIAGVADTTKDGLISFQEFLAFESVLCAPDALFIVAFQLFDKTGTGNISFENVRDIFSQTTVHHHIPFNWDCEFIRLHFGHERNKNLSYTEFTQFLQELQLEHARQAFAQKDKGKSGTITALDFSDIMATIRHHMLTPFVEENLVSAAGGSTSHMVSFSYFNAFNALLNNMELVRKIYSTLAGTHRDTLITKEEFVHAANKFGQITPMEIDILYQLVGLHSHSGRLNHADIERIAPLEEGAMPYHQAEAQRQHVHESRPIWLQAAESAYRFSLGSIAGATGATAVYPIDLVKTRMQNQRSTGSFVGELMYKNSFDCAKKVLRYEGFFGFYRGLLPQLIGVAPEKAIKLTVNDFVRDKFTTQDDTIPLPAEILAGGCAGASQVIFTNPLEIVKIRLQVAGEITTGPRVSALSVVRDLGFFGLYKGAKACFLRDIPFSAIYFPVYAHTKGKMADEEGRLGPLQLLTAGAIAGIPAASLVTPADVIKTRLQVAARAGQTTYSGVIDCFRKILKEEGFRAFWKGAGARVFRSSPQFGVTLLTYELLQRWFYVDFGGHRPAGSEPIPKPMVKDLPPVTADHVGGYHLAAATFAGVERKFGLHLPKFKPSGKETIKAAESIMEPQAS
- the LOC143330106 gene encoding electrogenic aspartate/glutamate antiporter SLC25A12, mitochondrial-like isoform X4, translating into MENVRDIFSQTTVHHHIPFNWDCEFIRLHFGHERNKNLSYTEFTQFLQELQLEHARQAFAQKDKGKSGTITALDFSDIMATIRHHMLTPFVEENLVSAAGGSTSHMVSFSYFNAFNALLNNMELVRKIYSTLAGTHRDTLITKEEFVHAANKFGQITPMEIDILYQLVGLHSHSGRLNHADIERIAPLEEGAMPYHQAEAQRQHVHESRPIWLQAAESAYRFSLGSIAGATGATAVYPIDLVKTRMQNQRSTGSFVGELMYKNSFDCAKKVLRYEGFFGFYRGLLPQLIGVAPEKAIKLTVNDFVRDKFTTQDDTIPLPAEILAGGCAGASQVIFTNPLEIVKIRLQVAGEITTGPRVSALSVVRDLGFFGLYKGAKACFLRDIPFSAIYFPVYAHTKGKMADEEGRLGPLQLLTAGAIAGIPAASLVTPADVIKTRLQVAARAGQTTYSGVIDCFRKILKEEGFRAFWKGAGARVFRSSPQFGVTLLTYELLQRWFYVDFGGHRPAGSEPIPKPMVKDLPPVTADHVGGYHLAAATFAGVERKFGLHLPKFKPSGKETIKAAESIMEPQAS
- the LOC143330106 gene encoding electrogenic aspartate/glutamate antiporter SLC25A12, mitochondrial-like isoform X1; this encodes MAVKVQATKRADPHDLKTIFLKYASVVDDGEHYMTPRDFVQSYLGLHTQPQHNPKTVELIAGVADTTKDGLISFQEFLAFESVLCAPDALFIVAFQLFDKTGTGNISFENVRDIFSQTTVHHHIPFNWDCEFIRLHFGHERNKNLSYTEFTQFLQELQLEHARQAFAQKDKGKSGTITALDFSDIMATIRHHMLTPFVEENLVSAAGGSTSHMVSFSYFNAFNALLNNMELVRKIYSTLAGTHRDTLITKEEFVHAANKFGQITPMEIDILYQLVGLHSHSGRLNHADIERIAPLEEGAMPYHQAEAQRQHVHESRPIWLQAAESAYRFSLGSIAGATGATAVYPIDLVKTRMQNQRSTGSFVGELMYKNSFDCAKKVLRYEGFFGFYRGLLPQLIGVAPEKAIKLTVNDFVRDKFTTQDDTIPLPAEILAGGCAGASQVIFTNPLEIVKIRLQVAGEITTGPRVSALSVVRDLGFFGLYKGAKACFLRDIPFSAIYFPVYAHTKGKMADEEGRLGPLQLLTAGAIAGIPAASLVTPADVIKTRLQVAARAGQTTYSGVIDCFRKILKEEGFRAFWKGAGARVFRSSPQFGVTLLTYELLQRWFYVDFGGHRPAGSEPIPKPMVKDLPPVTADHVGGYHLAAATFAGVERKFGLHLPKFKPSGKETIKAAESIMEPQAS